A section of the Perognathus longimembris pacificus isolate PPM17 chromosome 7, ASM2315922v1, whole genome shotgun sequence genome encodes:
- the LOC125355493 gene encoding flavin-containing monooxygenase 5-like, protein MGQKRIAVIGGGSSGLTCIKSCLEGGLEPVCFERTDDIGGLWRFQENPEPGRASIYKSVVMNTSKEMMCFSDFPVPNHYANFMHNSQVLEYFRMYAKEFDLLKYIRFKTTVCSVKKQPDFSTSGQWEVVTECEGTKQVDVFDAVMVCTGHHTDAHLPLDSFPGIDKFQGQYFHSRDYKNPTRFTGKRVIVIGIGNSGGDLAVEISHTAKQVFLSTRRGTWIFNHVGKHGYPFDMQLNSRFYAFLSKMCGPSVSNSFLERQMNQRFDHEMFGLKPKHRILSQDAMVNDELPNRIISGLVKVKGNVKEFTEAAAIFEDGSREDDIDAVIFATGYSFAFPFLKDDSVNVVKNKVSLYKKVFPPLLEKPTFAIIGLIQPWGAIMPIAELQARWATQVFKGIKKLPSQSEMMAEIMKTQEEMAKRYVDSQRHTIQGDYIDTMEELAECVGVRPNLRSLAFTDPKLALKVLFGPCTPAQYRLQGPGKWDRARETILTTEDRVKKPLMTRAVERSNSSSSVITMSRFILVVALCAVLLAYF, encoded by the exons ATGGGCCAGAAAAGAATCGCGGTGATCGGAGGGGGCTCCAGCGGGCTCACCTGCATCAAGAGCTGCCTGGAGGGAGGCCTGGAGCCCGTGTGCTTCGAAAGGACCGACGACATCGGAGGGCTTTGGAGGTTCCAG GAAAACCCTGAGCCAGGCCGGGCCAGTATTTATAAGTCAGTGGTTATGAACACCTCTAAGGAGATGATGTGCTTCAGTGACTTCCCTGTTCCAAACCACTACGCCAACTTCATGCACAACTCCCAAGTCCTGGAGTATTTCCGGATGTATGCCAAAGAATTTGACCTTCTCAAGTATATCCGGTTCAAG ACGACGGTGTGCAGTGTGAAGAAGCAGCCTGATTTCTCCACATCAGGCCAGTGGGAGGTGGTCACAGAGTGTGAAGGGACAAAGCAGGTGGATGTCTTTGATGCAGTGATGGTTTGTACAGGTCACCACACCGATGCACACCTGCCCCTGGACAGCTTCCCTG GAATCGACAAATTTCAGGGACAATACTTCCACAGTCGAGACTACAAGAACCCCACAAGGTTCACGGGAAAGAGAGTCATTGTCATTGGCATTGGGAATTCTGGAGGGGATCTTGCTGTTGAGATCAGCCACACCGCCAAGCAG gtattcctcagcaccaggagAGGAACTTGGATCTTCAACCACGTGGGTAAACATGGCTATCCCTTTGACATGCAACTGAACTCTCGATTTTACGCATTTTTGTCAAAGATGTGTGGTCCATCAGTGTCAAATTCATTTCTGGAAAGGCAGATGAACCAGCGGTTTGACCATGAAATGTTTGGCTTGAAACCTAAACATAG AATATTGAGTCAAGATGCAATGGTAAATGATGAGCTGCCAAATCGTATCATTTCCGGCTtggtgaaagtgaaaggaaatgtgAAAGAATTCACAGAGGCGGCTGCCATATTTGAGGATGGTTCCAGGGAGGATGACATTGATGCTGTCATCTTTGCCACAGGCTATAgctttgcctttccttttcttaaagatGATTCTGTCAATGTGGTAAAAAATAAGGTATCCCTGTATAAGAaagtcttccctcctctcctggaAAAGCCAACGTTTGCAATCATAGGCTTGATCCAGCCTTGGGGAGCCATCATGCCCATTGCAGAGCTCCAAGCACGCTGGGCCACTCAAGTGTTTAAAG ggATAAAGAAATTGCCCTCACAAAGTGAAATGATGGCAGAAATAATGAAGACTCAAGAGGAAATGGCAAAAAG GTATGTGGACAGCCAGCGCCACACCATTCAGGGAGACTACATAGATACCATGGAAGAGCTTGCTGAGTGTGTGGGTGTCAGGCCCAATCTACGGTCTCTGGCCTTCACTGACCCCAAGCTAGCATTAAAGGTCCTATTTGGCCCCTGTACTCCTGCCCAGTACCGTCTGCAGGGTCCTGGAAAGTGGGATAGAGCTCGAGAAACCATCTTAACCACAGAAGATCGCGTGAAAAAGCCTCTGATGACCAGAGCAGTGGAAAGGAGTAATTCTTCATCTTCAGTGATAACCATGAGCAGATTTATACTAGTGGTGGCTCTCTGTGCTGTCCTTCTGGCTTACTTCTAG